From the genome of Colwellia psychrerythraea 34H, one region includes:
- a CDS encoding AzlC family ABC transporter permease: MPSRTAIAEGSTPSDFKIMYQAIVDIFPLSLAVVPWGILCGSLAITVGLTPLQAQLMSLLIFAGAAQLAALTMMGAVGSLSSMFSSTFVISSRHLLYSAVFREHVRKSSLGLRCSIAFFLTDEMFAVTCAYMAKHKKFSAVYALSSGITFYVFWNVATFTGIVAGQHIPNLEHLGLEFAIAATFIAIVIPTIKNRSTLISVISSGVSAIVLSIFMKEYALIAATFIGMFCGYLTKEKSVINE; this comes from the coding sequence ATGCCAAGTAGAACAGCTATTGCTGAGGGATCTACCCCTAGTGATTTTAAAATTATGTATCAAGCCATCGTTGATATATTCCCGCTTTCACTCGCTGTGGTGCCTTGGGGAATTCTGTGTGGCTCATTAGCAATCACTGTCGGTTTAACCCCGTTACAAGCGCAACTTATGTCATTGTTAATTTTTGCGGGCGCAGCTCAACTTGCCGCATTAACTATGATGGGCGCAGTTGGTTCTTTATCTTCGATGTTTTCCTCAACCTTTGTTATAAGTTCCAGACATTTGCTTTATTCCGCTGTTTTTCGAGAGCATGTCAGAAAAAGCTCATTAGGTCTTCGTTGCAGTATTGCCTTTTTTCTTACCGATGAAATGTTTGCGGTAACCTGTGCTTATATGGCGAAGCATAAAAAATTTAGTGCTGTTTACGCACTCAGCTCTGGTATTACTTTTTATGTATTTTGGAACGTTGCAACTTTTACAGGCATTGTTGCTGGCCAACATATCCCAAACCTTGAACATTTAGGGTTGGAATTTGCGATAGCGGCAACCTTCATTGCGATAGTTATTCCGACAATCAAGAATAGATCGACCTTGATATCCGTTATCAGTAGTGGTGTAAGTGCGATTGTACTTTCAATATTTATGAAGGAATATGCGCTCATCGCAGCCACCTTTATAGGTATGTTTTGTGGCTATTTAACAAAAGAAAAGAGTGTTATTAATGAATGA
- a CDS encoding spermidine synthase, producing MDINGKCILSTADEHGPIYVYQTKTSRILSFDGKIYQSCMKLNNINGLHLGYTQAMMAGLLFIPTVKTATVIGLGAGSMAKNLLSSFSKLNVHAIEYREAVAKTAKEYFYLPDTDRLFIHIDNAVNYMKNTVIKSDIIFSDLYNSQGMEPKQIQLSYLRDCKNALNKHGVLVLNICHTTLNLREELDELLAFEFENQLLCFEVDSGNTIVLAFKNDIPSINREELLTRGQCLQEQMNIPIERYAELLWDTQSS from the coding sequence ATGGATATCAATGGAAAATGTATCTTATCAACAGCAGATGAGCACGGCCCGATTTATGTGTACCAAACAAAGACCAGCCGAATTCTCAGCTTTGATGGGAAAATATATCAAAGTTGCATGAAACTCAATAACATTAATGGATTACATCTCGGCTACACCCAAGCAATGATGGCGGGTTTATTATTTATCCCCACAGTAAAAACAGCCACCGTCATAGGATTAGGTGCAGGCTCTATGGCAAAGAACCTGCTCAGTAGTTTCTCAAAACTGAACGTACACGCGATTGAGTACCGTGAAGCAGTCGCTAAAACCGCAAAAGAATATTTTTACTTGCCCGACACTGACCGCCTCTTTATTCATATAGACAATGCTGTGAACTACATGAAAAATACCGTTATTAAAAGCGACATTATATTTTCAGATCTATACAACTCACAAGGCATGGAACCGAAACAAATACAATTATCCTATTTGCGTGATTGTAAAAATGCACTCAACAAACACGGTGTCCTCGTGCTCAATATCTGCCATACGACACTTAACTTACGAGAAGAGTTAGATGAATTACTCGCGTTCGAATTTGAAAATCAACTACTCTGTTTCGAAGTAGACAGTGGAAACACGATCGTACTCGCATTCAAAAACGACATCCCTTCGATAAATAGAGAAGAACTACTTACTAGAGGTCAATGCTTGCAAGAGCAAATGAACATTCCGATAGAACGTTATGCCGAATTACTGTGGGATACACAAAGTTCATGA
- a CDS encoding IS3-like element ISCps9 family transposase (programmed frameshift), giving the protein MPRYTQPKKTWFYPVNFKIKAVELSLRNDMLSKDVAQALDIHPLMLSRWRKEYREGKFKKNQHYQSNSELMSKIPTKKELNKIKQLQKENDRLKMENDLLKKATVSGGSPSERFGFIEKHKEALGVKYLCSWLDVSRSGFYAWRRRPRSMRAINDADLLLNIKQVFNNNHQTYGSPRVFHALKREGITTSEKRVARLMRENGLRARALKTYSRPAKVKFFYKAIKNNRKNISKPDAINQQWSGDITYLKVGSRWYYLAVVLDLFSRRIIGWAFGQNKSTALTLKALQLAIKKRKPTQPLLFHTDRGAEYRAHVVQQFLVKHNITASMNRPGCCTDNAEVESFFHSLKADLIRGNVFATTDKLHSKLKGYMNYFYNRQRLHSSLGYKTPAEFELAVN; this is encoded by the exons ATGCCTAGATATACCCAACCTAAAAAGACGTGGTTTTACCCTGTTAATTTCAAAATTAAAGCTGTCGAGCTAAGCTTACGAAACGACATGTTATCTAAGGATGTTGCTCAAGCGTTGGATATTCACCCGTTAATGCTAAGCCGTTGGCGTAAAGAATACCGAGAAGGGAAGTTTAAAAAAAACCAACACTATCAGAGCAATAGTGAACTCATGAGTAAAATCCCCACAAAGAAAGAACTAAATAAAATTAAACAGCTGCAAAAAGAAAACGACCGTTTAAAAATGGAAAATGATTTACTAAAAAAG GCAACGGTATCTGGCGGAAGTCCATCAGAGCGATTTGGATTCATCGAAAAACACAAAGAAGCCTTAGGTGTTAAATACCTTTGCTCATGGCTTGATGTCTCTCGTAGTGGCTTTTATGCATGGCGACGACGTCCACGTTCAATGCGTGCTATTAATGATGCGGATTTACTTTTAAATATCAAACAAGTCTTTAATAACAATCATCAAACCTACGGCAGCCCACGCGTATTTCATGCATTAAAGCGTGAAGGTATTACAACGAGTGAGAAGCGTGTTGCACGGTTGATGCGAGAAAATGGCTTACGCGCTAGAGCGCTCAAGACTTATAGCAGGCCAGCTAAGGTGAAGTTCTTTTATAAAGCGATCAAAAACAATCGTAAAAACATAAGTAAGCCTGATGCTATCAATCAGCAATGGTCGGGAGATATTACGTACCTGAAAGTAGGATCGCGCTGGTATTACTTAGCCGTTGTATTAGATTTATTTTCACGTCGTATCATTGGTTGGGCTTTTGGTCAGAACAAATCAACAGCGCTGACACTGAAAGCGCTGCAGCTAGCAATAAAGAAGCGTAAACCGACACAACCCTTGTTATTTCATACTGACAGAGGCGCTGAATATCGAGCACATGTAGTGCAGCAGTTCTTAGTTAAACATAACATTACGGCGAGTATGAACCGTCCAGGTTGTTGTACTGATAATGCTGAAGTTGAATCATTTTTTCATTCATTAAAAGCTGATTTAATCAGAGGGAATGTCTTCGCGACTACTGATAAATTACATTCAAAATTAAAAGGTTACATGAACTATTTTTACAATAGACAACGATTGCATTCAAGTTTAGGATATAAAACACCTGCTGAGTTTGAATTGGCGGTGAATTAA
- a CDS encoding TrlF family AAA-like ATPase — MNIAVEHTRAKFWKCALQVNPASYIQYRGKNQDISEDDYNQRLLEVCLEESIKVVGIADHGNVDSVVKIKETFNAQGVIVFPGFEIASSEKIHLVCLYPEDTSLQTLNNYLYEFDIDTSNGTNPSTKSADFILSTVIDKGGFVYAAHCTDDSGVLKQKLNNIWKNPNLHAAQIPTSLEALKEQGDQANHQILLNKNPDYMREKNIAIINAKDIEDPETLRKENATCLVKMTKPCFSSFKLAFSDSESRVRLNSDIKEKYYSRIEAVRFVGGFLDGIHINYSEHLNALIGGRGTGKSTLIESIRYVLNIEPISKETKAQHLKVIKQNLGSGFAELTVKSAVKHGKLYKISRRYGESPIVKDESGSVSTFSPRDLLPDIEIFGQNEIHEIAKESSEQLKVVERFLNTDKIEQESGISTVKESLVTTRNNISDLTSSVSSMESDVEDLKAHEEDENRYKELGIDQQLKLLPIVESERSTFKTVSGKMETLKEALKEFSESIPCADFITEESIKEFPDKTIFENAKLALVELKDNINLSIEKMELDSDSSQQKIELLDKELQESIEKQEDSITKEFKKLAPVEGLTGKQIGEQYRDLIKNIERLKPKRAELVNEQGKLDKEIATRKALLAELSEKKTNRATAFEKGVKRLNRKLKGNIKVNYSAEKNRLGLIKLIVSYRLSDVAEGRLSWMKGVEEFSAPLLAETIKKGQAALLEKDWGMTSTTADRLSKISNKQIMEIEEFKIDDLVSIELNVSSNDEPLYKKLDSLSTGQQCTALLHMLLLDNQDPLLLDQPEDNLDNAFIAERIVTQVRDAKLTRQFIFATHNANIPVFGDAEWIGVLESTNENATLPIQNQGSIDQPNIQNLAAKILEGGEDAFNRRKEKYGF; from the coding sequence ATGAATATTGCTGTTGAGCATACTAGGGCAAAATTCTGGAAGTGCGCATTACAAGTAAACCCTGCAAGTTATATACAGTACCGAGGGAAAAATCAGGATATTTCAGAAGATGACTACAATCAGAGACTATTAGAAGTCTGCCTTGAGGAATCAATAAAAGTTGTAGGAATAGCCGATCATGGTAATGTTGATTCTGTTGTGAAAATCAAAGAAACCTTTAATGCTCAAGGAGTCATCGTCTTTCCAGGGTTTGAAATTGCATCTAGCGAGAAAATACATTTAGTTTGTTTATACCCAGAAGATACAAGTCTTCAAACTTTAAATAATTATTTATATGAGTTTGACATAGATACTTCTAACGGCACAAATCCATCAACTAAAAGTGCAGACTTTATTCTGTCAACCGTTATAGATAAAGGTGGCTTTGTGTACGCTGCACATTGCACAGATGACAGCGGGGTTTTAAAACAAAAATTAAACAACATTTGGAAAAACCCGAATTTACATGCTGCACAAATACCTACTTCATTAGAAGCCCTTAAAGAGCAAGGTGATCAAGCAAATCACCAGATCCTTCTAAATAAAAATCCTGATTATATGCGTGAAAAAAATATTGCGATTATAAATGCTAAAGATATCGAAGATCCTGAAACATTAAGAAAAGAAAATGCGACTTGCTTGGTGAAAATGACAAAACCTTGTTTTTCCTCATTTAAACTAGCGTTTTCAGATTCTGAATCTCGTGTTCGCCTCAACTCTGATATTAAAGAGAAATATTACTCTAGAATAGAGGCTGTTAGGTTTGTTGGTGGGTTTCTCGATGGAATTCATATCAACTATTCCGAGCATTTAAATGCTTTAATAGGCGGTAGAGGAACAGGTAAATCGACTTTAATAGAGTCAATTCGTTATGTGTTAAATATTGAACCTATTAGTAAAGAAACAAAAGCACAGCACCTTAAAGTTATAAAGCAGAATCTTGGTTCAGGGTTCGCTGAATTGACTGTCAAATCAGCAGTAAAACATGGAAAATTATATAAAATATCAAGACGCTATGGTGAATCCCCGATAGTAAAAGATGAAAGCGGATCTGTTTCTACTTTTTCTCCTAGAGACTTATTACCTGATATTGAAATCTTTGGTCAAAATGAAATTCATGAAATCGCCAAAGAATCAAGTGAACAACTAAAAGTAGTAGAGCGATTTCTAAATACAGATAAAATTGAGCAAGAGTCAGGTATTTCAACAGTTAAAGAGTCGTTAGTTACAACAAGAAATAATATATCTGATTTAACATCTAGTGTCTCTAGCATGGAATCTGATGTGGAAGACTTGAAGGCTCACGAGGAAGATGAAAATAGGTATAAAGAGCTTGGAATAGACCAGCAATTGAAACTATTACCAATCGTTGAGTCGGAAAGAAGTACCTTCAAAACTGTTTCAGGAAAGATGGAAACGTTAAAGGAAGCACTAAAAGAGTTTTCTGAATCTATCCCATGCGCTGACTTTATTACCGAAGAGTCGATTAAGGAATTTCCCGATAAAACAATATTTGAAAATGCTAAATTAGCCTTAGTTGAATTAAAAGATAACATCAATCTATCTATTGAAAAAATGGAACTTGATTCAGACAGTTCTCAGCAGAAGATAGAACTACTTGATAAAGAACTTCAAGAAAGCATAGAGAAACAAGAAGACTCTATCACTAAAGAGTTTAAAAAATTGGCTCCTGTTGAAGGTTTAACTGGAAAACAAATTGGTGAACAATATCGGGATCTAATTAAAAATATCGAGAGATTAAAACCCAAACGTGCGGAACTTGTAAATGAACAAGGTAAACTGGACAAAGAAATAGCTACAAGAAAGGCACTGCTGGCTGAGTTGTCCGAGAAAAAAACCAACCGAGCTACCGCCTTTGAAAAGGGCGTAAAAAGGCTGAATAGAAAATTAAAGGGCAATATAAAGGTAAATTACTCAGCAGAAAAAAACAGACTTGGATTAATAAAACTCATCGTAAGCTATCGTTTATCTGATGTCGCTGAGGGAAGACTTTCTTGGATGAAAGGAGTAGAGGAGTTCTCGGCCCCTCTATTAGCAGAGACTATCAAGAAAGGACAGGCTGCTTTATTAGAGAAAGATTGGGGGATGACTTCCACTACCGCTGATAGATTATCAAAAATCAGCAATAAACAAATAATGGAAATTGAAGAGTTTAAGATCGATGATTTGGTTAGCATTGAGTTGAATGTTTCGAGTAATGATGAGCCTTTATATAAAAAACTTGATTCATTATCAACAGGTCAACAGTGTACAGCATTATTGCACATGCTCTTACTTGATAACCAAGATCCTCTACTTTTAGATCAACCTGAAGATAATCTCGACAACGCATTTATAGCAGAGCGAATTGTTACTCAGGTGCGAGATGCCAAACTAACTAGACAGTTTATTTTTGCTACTCATAACGCAAACATACCTGTTTTTGGTGACGCTGAGTGGATTGGAGTTTTGGAGTCAACGAATGAAAATGCAACTTTGCCTATTCAGAATCAAGGCTCAATAGATCAGCCAAATATTCAAAATCTTGCTGCCAAAATTCTTGAGGGTGGCGAGGACGCATTTAATAGAAGAAAAGAAAAATATGGCTTTTAG
- a CDS encoding methyltransferase family protein — MVLGFNASEIIEFTKIYLAVFYSIVATFYTFRLINKKRQNGKSLVFSGKPFCKTWWNHIAFRFFRISIWMVCLFRLFYPNIDNYLGMINILELPSVITLGLILLTVGFLSTALIHYSLGKEWRSGIDPSGPARVITSGAYQFSRNPMFVCIAVAQLGFFFAMPSIFSLVCLTIGLYTLNSQTLEEEIHLSKKFPIEYAAYASKVRRWV, encoded by the coding sequence ATGGTTTTAGGTTTTAATGCGTCAGAAATTATCGAGTTTACTAAGATATACTTAGCTGTTTTCTATTCAATCGTCGCAACATTTTATACTTTTAGATTGATTAACAAGAAACGACAGAATGGTAAATCATTGGTGTTTTCAGGAAAACCGTTTTGCAAGACTTGGTGGAACCATATTGCCTTTCGTTTTTTCCGTATCTCTATATGGATGGTATGTTTATTTAGACTGTTTTACCCTAATATTGATAATTATTTGGGTATGATCAATATCCTGGAGTTACCATCAGTTATAACACTAGGGTTAATATTATTAACGGTTGGCTTCCTCTCAACTGCATTAATTCATTATAGTTTAGGAAAAGAATGGCGTTCTGGTATTGATCCTTCTGGACCAGCCAGAGTTATTACAAGTGGGGCTTATCAATTTTCACGTAACCCAATGTTTGTTTGTATAGCAGTTGCGCAACTAGGTTTTTTCTTCGCTATGCCTTCTATTTTTTCATTGGTATGTTTAACTATTGGTTTATACACGCTAAACAGTCAGACCTTAGAAGAAGAGATACATTTATCTAAAAAATTTCCTATAGAGTATGCTGCTTATGCATCAAAGGTGCGACGTTGGGTATAA
- a CDS encoding AzlD domain-containing protein yields MNDFWLALLGMTCITFTCRYFFFSTSVPFELGPKVKRLLSYTAPSVLTAMWVPIVFLGHQESNGDFITSPFLIAGVTTVIFSLKIKNTLAIVIFGMGIFGALKLFF; encoded by the coding sequence ATGAATGATTTTTGGTTAGCCTTACTCGGCATGACATGTATTACTTTTACCTGTCGATACTTCTTTTTCTCAACCTCAGTACCGTTTGAACTTGGACCAAAAGTAAAACGCTTACTTAGTTATACCGCGCCTTCTGTATTAACAGCGATGTGGGTCCCGATTGTTTTTCTTGGACATCAAGAATCTAATGGTGATTTTATTACCAGCCCTTTTTTAATCGCCGGAGTTACCACGGTAATCTTTAGCCTGAAAATAAAAAATACGCTGGCCATCGTAATTTTTGGTATGGGAATTTTTGGCGCATTAAAGCTGTTTTTCTAA
- a CDS encoding EcsC family protein, with translation MKISELHEKELLVAKSLLENPGLAAKITNLIGTPIEKGLDLLPDDWSKNIAKVTEKSLIKASDAAIFTMKDIPGEGSSNIWHKLGVAVSGGVGGFFGLAAIAVELPISTSIMLRSIADIARSEGESITTPETQMACLEVFALGGPSDLDDGSESGYFAIRAALAKSVAEAAEFILKKGITDEAAPILIKLIAKIAEKFGVQVTQKAAAQAVPAIGAAGGAIINTLFIDHFQDMARGHFIVRKLERVYGYEVVKDAYDALPKNG, from the coding sequence TTGAAAATTTCTGAGTTACATGAAAAAGAGCTTTTAGTTGCAAAATCTTTATTAGAGAACCCAGGACTTGCTGCAAAAATAACTAACCTTATAGGTACTCCTATTGAAAAAGGTTTAGATTTACTTCCTGATGATTGGAGTAAAAATATAGCTAAAGTGACAGAGAAATCTCTAATTAAGGCATCTGATGCTGCGATATTTACGATGAAAGATATTCCTGGAGAAGGATCGTCTAATATTTGGCATAAGTTGGGAGTTGCAGTTAGTGGTGGTGTCGGTGGTTTCTTTGGCTTGGCGGCAATAGCTGTTGAACTACCGATTTCAACATCAATAATGTTGCGTTCTATAGCTGATATTGCTCGTAGCGAAGGTGAATCGATTACAACACCTGAAACTCAAATGGCTTGTTTAGAGGTGTTTGCATTGGGAGGGCCAAGTGATCTAGATGATGGGAGTGAGTCAGGGTATTTTGCGATAAGAGCAGCACTAGCAAAGTCAGTTGCTGAAGCAGCAGAATTTATTCTAAAAAAAGGTATTACCGATGAAGCAGCTCCTATTTTAATTAAATTAATTGCTAAAATCGCTGAAAAGTTTGGTGTTCAAGTTACTCAAAAAGCAGCTGCACAAGCCGTTCCTGCTATTGGTGCAGCTGGCGGCGCAATCATAAATACTTTATTTATTGATCACTTTCAAGACATGGCTAGAGGTCATTTTATTGTTAGAAAATTAGAACGTGTATATGGATATGAAGTAGTCAAAGACGCATATGATGCATTACCTAAAAATGGCTAA
- a CDS encoding MFS transporter yields MIEIKTSAYRRASFALALGSFLVFCNLYMFQPMLPLMAEKFNASAIEINWLLASCTFTLALTLVPWAIGSEIFGRRNVMMLSLFLLPFAGLAMLLTDSLLMLTLVRGVMGISIAGFAAVAVAYMAEEFTPKALMLAVGSYISANSLGGITGRLYGGFITEYWGWEIAVIGMAVASLLGAVLVNRLLPEQLYFTQKKGQFRSHNRQVVCHLKQKKLWLAMLIGGLNFAIFVNLYTVMGFRLVAAPYSLSISLTSMIFLCYLSGTITAKISGRWSQVYSPIKGMLLGTTVSALGMWVAAYDSLYTMLIGLLLISSGSFFTHSLAYAWVSQKAETAKATATALYLVHYYVGGSLGGFYLIACWQYGTWNGVLAGGMVIYGLIYLLCWLLQRCTVSQRKEDEILALKETNPVV; encoded by the coding sequence ATGATTGAAATAAAAACCTCCGCCTACCGCCGTGCAAGTTTTGCGTTAGCGTTAGGATCTTTCCTCGTATTTTGTAATTTATACATGTTCCAGCCTATGTTGCCCCTGATGGCTGAAAAATTTAACGCCAGTGCCATTGAAATAAACTGGCTACTAGCGTCATGTACCTTCACCTTAGCGCTGACGTTGGTGCCATGGGCTATCGGCTCAGAAATATTTGGTCGTCGTAACGTGATGATGCTAAGCCTTTTCTTATTGCCCTTTGCTGGCTTGGCAATGTTGCTAACAGATTCATTGTTGATGTTAACCCTAGTTCGCGGGGTAATGGGCATCTCTATTGCTGGCTTTGCAGCGGTTGCTGTGGCCTACATGGCTGAAGAGTTTACCCCGAAAGCACTAATGCTTGCCGTTGGCAGTTATATTAGTGCCAACTCTTTAGGCGGGATCACGGGTCGGTTGTACGGCGGTTTTATCACTGAATATTGGGGATGGGAAATTGCGGTGATTGGTATGGCTGTTGCCAGCTTATTGGGTGCAGTTTTAGTGAACAGACTGTTGCCTGAGCAACTATATTTTACGCAAAAGAAAGGACAATTCCGTAGCCATAACAGACAAGTGGTCTGTCACTTAAAACAAAAAAAATTATGGTTGGCTATGCTGATAGGTGGATTGAATTTTGCAATATTCGTTAACCTCTACACAGTCATGGGATTTCGTCTTGTCGCAGCACCCTATTCATTGTCAATCAGCTTAACGTCGATGATATTTTTGTGTTATCTCAGCGGTACTATTACAGCAAAGATCAGTGGTCGTTGGAGCCAAGTATACAGTCCGATCAAAGGCATGCTTTTAGGGACAACCGTCAGTGCGTTAGGTATGTGGGTTGCCGCATATGATTCACTATACACTATGCTGATCGGTCTATTACTTATTAGCTCTGGCTCTTTTTTCACCCACTCACTTGCGTATGCATGGGTGAGTCAAAAAGCAGAAACCGCTAAAGCAACAGCAACTGCGTTATATCTTGTGCACTATTACGTTGGCGGTAGTCTGGGTGGCTTTTACTTAATTGCCTGTTGGCAATATGGCACATGGAATGGCGTTCTCGCTGGTGGCATGGTGATTTATGGTTTGATTTATCTGCTTTGTTGGCTTTTACAGCGCTGTACAGTGTCTCAACGTAAAGAAGATGAAATATTAGCGTTAAAAGAAACAAATCCTGTCGTTTAA
- a CDS encoding LysR family transcriptional regulator codes for MNTRLLTYFVKLVETKNFTRAAEQLHIAQPALSVAIKKLEQQLDLPLFHRNERKVTLTHEGEVLLVHARLILQQISDANIAMAELKGFEKGEVKLGVPSMLGSYFFPEILMAFKRKYPNLKLTIIEAGTQSIRQMLLDGELDLGVIHNEDVPQRLETEHLVTSQMVAVVSERHPLASQPYIKFEDFFKEDLVMFKAGYFHREFIDEICEKYHFKPKISFETNLLPMMLNIVRHDFSISALLELVTEHENGVVAIPFEEPVHLNIAMAWRKNGYLSLADRAFLEFVNAYSK; via the coding sequence ATGAATACACGGTTACTGACGTACTTTGTCAAACTTGTAGAAACAAAAAACTTTACTCGCGCTGCTGAACAGTTACATATTGCGCAGCCGGCATTGAGTGTTGCTATCAAAAAATTAGAACAGCAACTAGACCTGCCGTTATTTCATCGCAATGAACGCAAAGTAACACTGACTCATGAAGGTGAAGTATTACTTGTGCATGCTCGTCTAATTCTTCAGCAAATAAGTGATGCTAATATCGCGATGGCTGAATTAAAGGGTTTTGAAAAAGGCGAAGTAAAACTCGGCGTTCCTAGCATGTTAGGGTCATACTTTTTCCCTGAAATATTAATGGCATTCAAACGAAAGTACCCCAATCTTAAGCTCACCATCATTGAAGCAGGAACACAATCCATTCGCCAAATGCTGTTAGATGGTGAATTAGACTTAGGTGTTATACATAACGAAGATGTGCCTCAGCGACTTGAAACCGAGCATTTGGTTACCTCGCAAATGGTCGCAGTAGTGAGTGAACGGCACCCTCTGGCTTCACAACCCTACATAAAATTTGAAGACTTCTTTAAAGAAGATTTGGTGATGTTTAAAGCGGGATATTTCCATCGGGAATTTATTGACGAAATTTGTGAAAAATATCATTTCAAGCCGAAGATATCCTTCGAAACAAATTTGTTGCCAATGATGTTAAACATAGTGCGACATGATTTTTCGATATCAGCCTTGCTTGAACTAGTTACTGAGCATGAAAACGGCGTCGTTGCTATTCCATTCGAAGAGCCTGTACATCTAAATATTGCTATGGCTTGGCGGAAAAATGGCTATTTGTCGTTAGCAGATAGAGCATTTCTAGAGTTCGTTAACGCATACAGCAAATAA
- a CDS encoding AraC family transcriptional regulator, whose translation MDNKTQEKADFTLANAYGGVEMVRADYKGQAFSKHVHEGYTIGVIEKGAQRFYRSGEIHTADTNSIILVNADDVHTGESASSGGWQYRAMYPLPEHFENISNDLYDKGKFAPYFGSSVINDPLLTDQLRLLFNQVDNNASQLLTETIMYSLMLRLTLRHSSLRHVPKDISGSKAKLLRVKEYLDSYPAEDISLKQLAIIAGLSQYHFIRQFKKMFDLAPHSYQIQARLKKAKTLLKAGVKPVMVASDCGFHDQSHFNRHFKKALGTSPSKFQKQAVLYKN comes from the coding sequence ATGGATAATAAAACACAGGAAAAAGCCGACTTTACCCTTGCCAATGCCTATGGTGGCGTTGAAATGGTTCGCGCCGATTATAAAGGTCAAGCGTTCTCTAAACATGTGCACGAAGGTTACACGATTGGTGTGATTGAAAAGGGCGCACAACGCTTTTACCGTAGTGGTGAAATTCATACCGCTGATACAAACTCTATTATTTTGGTTAATGCCGACGATGTACACACGGGTGAATCTGCTTCATCGGGTGGCTGGCAATATCGTGCCATGTATCCTTTGCCTGAACATTTTGAAAATATCAGTAACGACCTCTATGACAAGGGAAAATTTGCGCCATATTTTGGTTCTTCTGTGATTAACGATCCGCTATTAACAGATCAATTAAGACTGTTATTTAATCAAGTAGATAACAATGCTTCGCAGCTACTAACAGAAACTATCATGTATAGCTTGATGTTAAGGTTAACCTTAAGGCATTCATCACTTCGCCATGTGCCAAAAGATATTTCAGGCAGCAAAGCAAAACTGCTACGGGTAAAAGAGTATTTAGATAGTTATCCCGCTGAAGATATATCGTTGAAACAATTGGCGATAATTGCGGGTTTAAGTCAATACCACTTTATTAGACAATTCAAAAAAATGTTCGATCTTGCCCCGCATAGCTACCAGATACAGGCCAGATTAAAGAAAGCAAAAACGTTACTAAAAGCGGGGGTTAAACCCGTTATGGTGGCGAGTGATTGTGGCTTTCATGATCAAAGCCATTTCAATAGACACTTTAAAAAAGCCTTAGGTACTTCCCCTAGTAAGTTTCAAAAACAAGCAGTTTTGTACAAGAACTAA
- a CDS encoding glutathione S-transferase family protein: MIKLYELAGKNNLVFSPYCWRVRLALLHKQVEFSGVDTAFTEIQNISNGEFKAVPVLHDGNFALNESFDIVEYLEEKYPLKPSLFNSNEGKALAKFIETWANTLHGDIAKMAIADIHDCLQEKDKGYFKTSREKFFGNNLESIQSENHETAKVNLLSKLSILDTYLTKSEFISGSTPLYADFIVFGTLKWLIETSQVFQVSHFSEHVEKWFLKINQMYCGET, translated from the coding sequence ATGATCAAGCTTTATGAATTAGCAGGCAAAAACAATCTAGTATTTAGCCCTTATTGTTGGCGTGTACGCCTAGCATTATTGCACAAGCAAGTAGAGTTCTCCGGCGTTGATACTGCGTTTACAGAGATACAAAACATCTCTAATGGTGAATTTAAAGCTGTGCCGGTGTTACATGATGGAAACTTCGCGCTTAATGAATCTTTTGACATTGTTGAATATTTAGAAGAAAAATATCCATTAAAACCCTCATTATTTAATTCCAATGAAGGTAAAGCCTTAGCTAAGTTTATTGAAACTTGGGCAAACACCTTACATGGCGATATAGCGAAAATGGCCATTGCAGATATTCATGATTGTTTGCAGGAAAAAGATAAAGGTTACTTTAAAACATCACGTGAGAAGTTTTTCGGTAACAACTTGGAATCAATACAGTCGGAAAATCATGAAACGGCTAAAGTAAATCTACTAAGCAAGCTCAGTATTTTAGATACTTACTTAACTAAGTCAGAGTTTATCAGTGGCTCTACTCCCTTATATGCTGATTTTATAGTTTTCGGAACGTTAAAATGGCTTATTGAAACTAGCCAAGTATTCCAAGTGTCACATTTCAGTGAGCATGTTGAAAAATGGTTTCTAAAAATCAATCAAATGTATTGCGGTGAGACATAA